From Astatotilapia calliptera chromosome 19, fAstCal1.2, whole genome shotgun sequence, a single genomic window includes:
- the egln3 gene encoding prolyl hydroxylase EGLN3 isoform X1, whose translation MGTHADMSPLSKVVNKEEIKTDSHKLVNDDDNDHRHADQLLPWRFSSADTGPGDTFVGAKVEPQVGTGVKAGFDTGFDTGDGVTFGTSSNSVTVADMKGQIQENGTGVEAGIEAVSEVGKTVRDIARAGAGKNRAGIVPYALPWSAHPRSKDRRYRSSHRLVLHYIIPSMNSYGMCIIDNFLGSKIGDRVLQEVQELHHSGKMQDGKLASRGLDNTRSIRGDQIVWVEGNEPGCENIGYLLSKMDKLVTYADGKLGKHKIRGRHKAMVACYPGNGAGYVKHVDNPNCDGRCITCIYYLNKNWNAKEHGGILRIFPEGKSYVADIKPLFDRLLFFWSDRRNPHEVQPSYTTRYAITVWYFDSEERAEAKRRFRDLTASKAQQGGSSSSSS comes from the exons ATGGGAACGCATGCAGACATGAGTCCTCTATCCAAGGTTGTGAATAAGGAAGAAATTAAAACTGACTCCCACAAACTTgtcaatgatgatgataatgaccaCAGACATGCAGATCAGCTGCTCCCCTGGAGGTTTAGCAGTGCTGACACTGGACCTGGAGACACTTTTGTGGGGGCCAAGGTAGAGCCCCAAGTTGGGACTGGTGTCAAAGCTGGATTTGATACAGGGTTCGATACTGGAGATGGCGTTACATTTGGGACCAGCAGCAACAGTGTTACAGTTGCAGACATGAAAGGTCAGATCCAAGAAAATGGGACTGGGGTTGAAGCTGGAATTGAAGCTGTGAGTGAAGTCGGGAAAACAGTCAGAGATATAGCCAGGGCTGGGGCTGGGAAAAATAGGGCCGGGATCGTACCCTATGCTCTTCCCTGGAGCGCCCATCCCAGATCCAAAGACCGGAGGTACCGCAGCAGTCACAGACTGGTGCTCCACTACATCATCCCCAGCATGAACTCCTATGGCATGTGCATCATTGACAACTTCCTCGGGAGCAAAATTGGAGACCGGGTTCTGCAAGAGGTCCAAGAGCTGCACCACTCCGGGAAGATGCAGGACGGCAAGCTGGCCAGCAGAGGCCTGGACAACACTAGGAGTATTCGTGGAGACCAGATAGTTTGGGTGGAAGGAAACGAGCCAGGCTGCGAGAACATCGGCTACCTGCTGTCGAAGATGGACAAACTGGTCACCTACGCCGATGGGAAGTTGGGGAAGCACAAGATCAGAGGAAGGCACAAG GCTATGGTGGCGTGTTACCCAGGAAATGGGGCGGGTTATGTCAAGCACGTGGACAATCCCAACTGTGATGGACGCTGCATCACCTGCATCTACTACCTCAACAAGAACTGGAATGCCAAG GAGCATGGCGGCATCCTCAGGATCTTTCCAGAAGGGAAGTCGTACGTGGCAGACATCAAGCCACTTTTTGATAGGCTGCTCTTCTTTTGGTCAGACCGCAGGAACCCACATGAAGTGCAGCCTTCCTATACCACCAG GTACGCCATCACAGTTTGGTATTTCGACTCTGAGGAGCGAGCCGAGGCCAAGAGACGCTTCAGAGACCTCACAG catCAAAGGCGCAGCAGGGCGGTagctccagcagctccagcTGA
- the egln3 gene encoding prolyl hydroxylase EGLN3 isoform X2, giving the protein MPFIEHLSDTELERLALEQVVPALQEYGFYYVDGLLGELAGGAVLDQVKDMHRSGVLQDGRLAGSVPAVHRRSIRGDKIAWVSGSERGCEAINFLLNLIDKLISFCSGRLGNKAIRERSQAMVACYPGNGAGYVKHVDNPNCDGRCITCIYYLNKNWNAKEHGGILRIFPEGKSYVADIKPLFDRLLFFWSDRRNPHEVQPSYTTRYAITVWYFDSEERAEAKRRFRDLTASKAQQGGSSSSSS; this is encoded by the exons ATGCCTTTCATTGAACACTTATCGGACACGGAATTGGAGCGTTTGGCTCTTGAGCAGGTCGTCCCGGCCCTGCAGGAATACGGCTTCTACTACGTGGACGGACTCCTCGGCGAGCTGGCCGGGGGCGCGGTGTTGGATCAGGTGAAAGACATGCACCGCTCTGGAGTTCTGCAGGACGGCCGGCTGGCCGGATCCGTCCCGGCAGTCCACCGGAGGAGCATCCGTGGAGACAAGATCGCCTGGGTGAGCGGATCGGAACGCGGCTGCGAGGCCATCAACTTCTTGCTCAACCTGATCGATAAGCTGATCTCCTTTTGCTCCGGGAGGCTGGGAAACAAAGCGATTCGGGAAAGATCCCAG GCTATGGTGGCGTGTTACCCAGGAAATGGGGCGGGTTATGTCAAGCACGTGGACAATCCCAACTGTGATGGACGCTGCATCACCTGCATCTACTACCTCAACAAGAACTGGAATGCCAAG GAGCATGGCGGCATCCTCAGGATCTTTCCAGAAGGGAAGTCGTACGTGGCAGACATCAAGCCACTTTTTGATAGGCTGCTCTTCTTTTGGTCAGACCGCAGGAACCCACATGAAGTGCAGCCTTCCTATACCACCAG GTACGCCATCACAGTTTGGTATTTCGACTCTGAGGAGCGAGCCGAGGCCAAGAGACGCTTCAGAGACCTCACAG catCAAAGGCGCAGCAGGGCGGTagctccagcagctccagcTGA